The Streptomyces spinoverrucosus genomic interval CCCCGTCGATCCTCGCCGCCTCGTAGAGCTCCTGCGGGATGGACTGCAGCGCCGAGAACATGATCAGCATGTTGTAGCCGGTCCACAGCCAGGTCGACACGTTCGCCGCCGACCACAGCACGGCACCCGGGCCGAGGAAGTCGGGATGCAGACCGATGGCGTTCAACAGGTCCACGACCGGGCTGAGTTGCGGCGAGTAGAGGTACGACCACATGATCGCGGCGATGACACCGGGCACCGCGTACGGCATGAACGCGGTGATGCGGAAGAACCCCTTGAGCTTCAGCAGCGGGGAGTCCAGCAGCAGTGCCATGACCAGCGCGGTGAACAGCATCACAGGCACCTGCACGACCCCGAACAGGCCGATACGGCCGATGCTGGACCAGAACTCCTGGTTCTGGAACACCTCCACGTACTGCTCGAAACCGCCGAACGTCGTGTACGAGGTGCCGTACTGCCCGCCGGAGCGGCGCACCACGCGGAAGCTCTGCCACAGCGCGTAGCCGATGGGCACCAGGTAGAACAGGACGAACGGCAGGAAGAAGGGCGTCAGGAACGCGGCGATGGTCCCGGCCCGGGGGCCGCCGACGTCCAGACGCGGACGGCGGCGGCGACCCCGGGGCGGTGGTGACACCGCGTCGGCCGGTCGGGTGGCGATGTCGGTCATGCTGCGGTCACTTGCCCGCCGTGGCCGGGATGGCCAGGTCCTTCATCGACTTCAGCGCGGCGGACTGGGCGGCCGCGAGCGCGTCGGTCAGCTTGCCGTCACCGGCGGCCGCCTTGGCCATCGCGTCCTGCAGCGCGAGGTTCACCGTCTTCTGGGTGGGGCCCCAGGCGAAGTCGGTGTCGACCTTCTTGGACGACTCGGCGAAGACGTCGAAGATCTTCTCGTTGTTGTAGTACGGCACGCCCTTGGACAGCGCCGGCAGCTCCAGTCCGTCGTTGGACGCCGGGTATAGGCCGCCCAGCTCGTTCGACATCGCGAGCGCCTCGGGGTCGGTGTTCAGCCACGTGTTGAACTCGGCCGCCTCGTAGAGGTGCTCGCCGCCCTTCATGAACGCGACGGTCGAGCCGCCCCAGTCGCCGGAGTTGCCATTGGGGCCCCAGGTCGGCAACGGCACGATCGACCACTTGCCGGCCTGGTCGGGCAGGTTGTCCCGGATGCCGCTGTAACCCCAGGCGGCACCGACCTGGGTGGCCATCTGGTCGTTCTGGTAGGCGGCGAACATCTGCGTCGACCCGTTGGCGATGTCGGTGCGCACGAGCTTGTCGTCGATCAGCTTCTGCCAGTAGTCGGCGACCTGCTTGCTCTTGTCCGACTCCACGGTGACGTGCCACTTGTCGTCGGAGTAGCTGTACATCGTCGCGTTGTTCTGCCAGAGGAGCCCGTTGAACCACTCGGCGTTGTTCGGGTCGAAGAACGTGATGGTGAGCTTCGGGTCCGCCTTGTGCAGCTTCGCCGCGGCGTCCGCGTACTCGTCCCAGGTCGTCGGGATCGGGACGT includes:
- a CDS encoding ABC transporter substrate-binding protein — its product is MSRTVTRTRLVIAAATAGMVVLAGCSSSDSTDTASAASCEPAKGKVTLQYWNTVNGMDKVVDLWNKEHPDIQVESKNISNDQYGAIGNALKAGKAPDLAQVGYDQLPTLRTQDAFVDASACKTAADAKSKFVPWTWSQASFNDSGVFALPQDTGPMALYVRTDIFKKYDVPIPTTWDEYADAAAKLHKADPKLTITFFDPNNAEWFNGLLWQNNATMYSYSDDKWHVTVESDKSKQVADYWQKLIDDKLVRTDIANGSTQMFAAYQNDQMATQVGAAWGYSGIRDNLPDQAGKWSIVPLPTWGPNGNSGDWGGSTVAFMKGGEHLYEAAEFNTWLNTDPEALAMSNELGGLYPASNDGLELPALSKGVPYYNNEKIFDVFAESSKKVDTDFAWGPTQKTVNLALQDAMAKAAAGDGKLTDALAAAQSAALKSMKDLAIPATAGK
- a CDS encoding carbohydrate ABC transporter permease, whose translation is MTDIATRPADAVSPPPRGRRRRPRLDVGGPRAGTIAAFLTPFFLPFVLFYLVPIGYALWQSFRVVRRSGGQYGTSYTTFGGFEQYVEVFQNQEFWSSIGRIGLFGVVQVPVMLFTALVMALLLDSPLLKLKGFFRITAFMPYAVPGVIAAIMWSYLYSPQLSPVVDLLNAIGLHPDFLGPGAVLWSAANVSTWLWTGYNMLIMFSALQSIPQELYEAARIDGAGNWTIAWRIKVPIIAPSIVMTTVFSIIGTLQLYSEPAVLRQISSNISSTFTPNMLAYTVAVGNNYQQAAAISVVIAVITFVLSFGFMRLTSKRAGL